In the Streptomyces sp. SJL17-4 genome, CTCGCGAACGTCGCCGCCAGCGGCACGTTCGACGGCTTGACCGGCTCGACCGACGGGTCGGCCGGCAGGGCGACCTGCTCGCCGTCGAGGGTGACCGCCCGCTCGCCCTCCTGGATCGACTCGAAGACGCGCTTCGCGAAGAGGTCGGCGCCCTTCTTCTGAGGGGACTGGCTGTAGCGGGCCACGGCCGGGTACCAGTCGCCCGCGTCGTCGGACAGCTCGGCGCCTGCCTGCTTCTGGTATTCGGCGAGCAGCGCGGCGCCGGCCCGGATGGAGGCGGTGGTGTCGTTCTGGACGGCCTCGCTGGAGCTGTCGATCAGCTCGGCGGCCTTGTCCAGGGTGTGGAGCCGGGGGTCGTCGGTGTCGACGAGCGCCTGCTCCAGGATCTGCCGCACCTTGGCGCGGTCGAAGGTCTTCTCGATCTCCGGCCGGCCGGAGCCGTTGAAGTGATCGATCTGCTCGTCGGTGACCTCCTGCGGCACGTCCTCCGGGTCGACCTTCGTCAGACCCATGACGTTGTACGCGCCGGTCACGCTCGGCTCGCCGTCGTGCGACTCCCAGCGGGTCTGCTGGTACGACACCGCCATCAGCACGCTCTGCGGCACGTCGAACTCGCGCGCCGCGTTTGCGAACTGCGACTGGAGGGAAGGGTCCCCAGCAGCCTTGTCGTCGCCCGCCGCGCCGAGAAGGCTCGGAGAGGCGATGGCGATGGTGCCGATCGTGGCGGTCGCCACGACGGCGGCCGCCGCGCCGTACAAGAGTCTCTTCGTCTTGCGGTCTCTGCGGTGCCTCTGGGTCACGCCCACCCCTGTGATTCGACTGTTCAAAGTGAAACGGGCCAGAGGGTAACACCACTCGATGGCGTGAATGTCAGCGAGAGACATTTCGGGCGCGCGTCTCAGTCACTGGTCAGGGGGACAGGACCGGACGAAGAACCCCGTAGTGTTGTCCGTGTGACCGTGAACGCTGATACCCACGCCGTCGCCAAGGCGACCTGGCGAGACCTGCCCGCGGCGCAGCAGCCCGAGTACCCCGATGCCGAGGCTCTGCGCGATGTGATCGCGGACCTCGAGTCGTATCCTCCGCTCGTCTTCGCCGGCGAGTGCGACCAGCTGCGCGCCCGGATGGGAGCCGTCGCCCGTGGCGAGGCGTTCCTGCTCCAGGGCGGCGACTGCGCCGAGGCCTTCGACGCCGTGTCCGCCGACCACATCAGGGCCAAGCTCAAGACGCTGCTCCAGATGAGCGCCGTCCTCACCTACGCGGCCTCCGTGCCCGTCGTGAAGGTCGGCCGTATCGCCGGCCAGTACTCGAAGCCCCGCTCCAAGGGCACCGAGACCCGTGACGGCGTGACCCTGCCGACGTACCGCGGTGACTCGGTCAACGGCTTCGACTTCGACGAGAAGTCCCGCGTCCCGGACCCCGAGCGCCTGAAGCGGATGTACAACGCCTCCGCCTCCACGCTCAACCTGGTGCGCGCCTTCACCACCGGTGGCTACGCCGACCTGCGCCAGGTGCACGCCTGGAACCAGGACTTCGTGAAGTCGTCCCCCTCGGGCCAGCGCTACGAGCAGCTGGCGCGGGAGATCGACAACGCGCTGAACTTCATGAAGGCCTGTGGCACCGACCCGGCCGAGTTCAAGGCCGTCGAGTTCTACGCCTCCCACGAGGCGCTGCTGCTCGACTACGAGGGTGCGCTGACCCGTACGGACTCGCGCACCGGCAAGCTGTACGACACCTCCGGCCACATGGTCTGGATCGGTGAGCGCACCCGCCAGCTCGACCACGCCCACATCGAGTTCGCCTCGCAGATCGCGAACCCGATCGGCATCAAGCTGGGCCCGACCACCTCGGTGGACGACGCGCTGACGTACATCGACCGCCTCGACCCGGACCGCGAGCCGGGCCGGCTGACCTTCATCGTCCGCATGGGCGCCGACAAGGTCCGCGACAAGCTCCCCGAGCTGGTCGAGAAGGTCACCGCCTCCGGTGCGGTCGTCGCCTGGGTCACCGACCCGATGCACGGCAACACCTTCGAGGCCGCCTCGGGCCACAAGACGCGCCGCTTCGACGACGTCCTCGACGAGGTCAAGGGCTTCTTCGAGGTCCACAAGGGCCTCGGCACCCACCCGGGCGGCATCCACGTCGAGCTCACCGGTGACGACGTCACCGAGTGCGTGGGCGGCGGCGACGAGATCTTCGTCGACGACCTGCACCAGCGCTACGAGACGGCCTGCGACCCGCGTCTCAACCGCAGCCAGTCCCTGGACCTGGCCTTCCTGGTGGCGGAGATGTACCGCGATCAGTAAGTAGGTACCTACGACAGTGGGGCGCGGATCCATGTGATCCGCGCCCCATCGTCGTTGCCAGGGCTTTTGCGGTCCCTCGGTGCCGGGTAAGGTTAGGTTAGCCTTATCGATCACGGCGGGAGGTGAACCGCGATGTACGTCTGCTCATGCTTCGGTGTGACGGAGAAGCAGGTCAAGGCGCACGCCGACGCGGGCGCCTGCACGCCCCGCCAGATCGCCTCCGCCTGCAAGGCCGGCACGGACTGCGGTTCCTGTGTCCGTCGTATTCAGGCCATTCTCGGCCGCGGCAACTGCCCGCGACGGGACCTGCTGGACCAGGGGATGCCCGCGCTGGCCGCGGAGACCGTCACCGAACTCGGGGAAGCCGCCTAGGGCGAACCTCAGCTCGGCTGCTCGATGAGCGTCGAGATGTAGAGCGCCTCGCCCAGGGACTCGATCAGCTCCAGCTGTGTGTCCAGGTAATCGATGTGGTGCTCCTCGTCGGCCAGGATCTCCTCGAAGAGGTTGGCGGACGTGATGTCCCCCTTGGCCCGCATGACCTCGATCCCGCGCTTCAGGCGGTCGATCGCCTCGACCTCGACCTGGCGGTCCGCCTGGAACATCTCGGTCAGGGTCTGGCCGACCCGTACGTGGAAGAGCCGCTGGTAATTGGGCAGGCCGTCGAGCATCAGGATGCGCTCGGTCAGCTTGTCCGCGTGCTTCATCTCATCGATGGACTCTTCGCGGGTGTACTTGGCGAGCTTCGTCCACCCCTTGTTGTCCTGGATGCGGTAGTGCAGCCAGTACTGGTTGATGGCCGTCAGCTCGCCGGTCAGCTGCTCGTTGAGGAACTCGAGGACCTCGGGGTCGCCCTGCATCGCAGAGGCTCCTTCCACGTTACGTGTCTACGCCGTCACTGGGCAGGATGGCCGCATCCTCGCACCCCGAATGGGGGGCGTCCAGTAAGTGCAGGCTTAGTGGGAGTTGCCCGAATCGGGCCAGGCCGGAGGTCTCCTGGTCATAACCACCCCTCGCGGTCTGTCACCATGGATGGCATGGGTCGGACGGAGAGCGGAGAACACCGGGAAGCGGGGCAGCCGGATCGTTCGCCGGACCTTCCGCCGGGTCAGCGGCTCCAGCGCGGCTGGCCGGTCACCCATTACGGGCCCGTCCCCAAGTTCAAGCCGGACCGCTGGGAGTTCCGCGTCTTCGGCGCGACGGCCGACGGTGACAAGCGGTGCTGGAACCACGAGGAGTTCTCGGCCCTTCCGTTCTCCTCGGTCGTGGCCGATCTGCACTGCGTCACGAAATTCAGCATGCTCGGGGCCGAATGGGGTGGTGTGCCCGCCCGTACGATCCTCGAGCTCGCCCCGCCCGCGCCGCAGGTCACCCATGTGATGGTCTGGGCCGAGTACGGCTACAGCGCCAACATGCGACTCACCGACTTCGCCGACGAGCGCTCGATCTTCGCCACCCACATGGACGGGGAGCTGCTCACCGCCGAGCACGGATTCCCGCTGCGCCTGGTCGTCCCGCACCTGTACGCCTGGAAGGGCCCCAAGTGGGTCCGCGGCGTGGAGTACATGGCCGCCGACCGGCGGGGTTTCTGGGAGGAGCGGGGGTACCACAACCTCGGCGACCCCTGGACGGAGCAGCGGTACTCGTACCAGGAGGAACCGGGAGACGGCCCGGAGCTGTAGCGCTCCGGACCGTCGTCCGTCGGTGTGGCGTGTGTCGTTCGTTCCGTCGCTCAGTGGTGGTACTGGTGGACCACCGCGTGCCCCTTGCCCCGGCCGATCATCCACTTGTTGACGGGTGTGGTGATCACGAAGGCGGCGGCGAGCGCGATGGCGAGCACGATCCAGAAGATCGGGTCGGACAGGTGGGCGTCCATTGCGCCCGGCCAGAGGGCGATGACGCCGTTGTCGATGATCTCCATGACCGCGATGGACAGGGTGTCGGCGGCGAGCGCGACCTTGAAGGCTGTCTTGAAATCGACGCCGGCGGACAGGATGCCGCGCAGGGTGAGCGCGTAGCCGAAGAAGAAGGCCAGGATGATCGCGAGGGTCATCGTCTGTACGTTGCCCCAGCCGAGCGCGGTGCCGATGACCATGCCGAGGACCTCGCCGATGGCGCAGCCGGTGAGGCAGTGCAGCGTGGCCTTGGCGGCCATGGACCAGGAGGCCTTGCCGGGGGTGTGGTGAGCGCCGTGGCCTTCGTGGCCGGTGTGTGCTTCGTGGTCGGTGTGGGTGCCGTGGTCGTGATGGGCGTGCGCGTCGTGCTGCATCGGGTGCCCCCAGGGTCGGGTAGCGGTTCCTGCCTTCATGGCAACCGTATACCCCCCTGGGGTATTCCTCAACGGGAAATCGTGCGTCAGTCCCTCAGCTTCTTGAGCAGCTCCACGTCCGCGACGTGCCCCGCCGTGCCACCGGGCGTCTCGATGATCAGGGGCACACCCTCGGTCGCCGGGTGGCGGAGCAGGTTCCGGAACGCGTCCTCGCCGATGTGACCCACGCCGATGTTCGCGTGCCGGTCCTTGCGGGCGCCGACCACGTCCTGGGAGTCATTGGCGTGGATCAGCTTCAGCCGTCCCTCGCCCACGGTCGCCACCAGCTGGTCGAGCGTCTGCGCCGCGCCGTGCGGACCGGTCAGGTCGTGGCCGGCCGCGAAGATGTGGCAGGTGTCGAGGCAGATCCCCAGCTTCGGGTGCCGGTCGAGCGCGTCGAAGTACGGCCCGAAGTCCTCCGCGCGCGAGCAGAGCGAGAAGCCCTGGCCGGCCGTCGACTCCAGGAGCAGATCCGGGTCGTCCTCGTGCGTCAGCTCGTCGAGCAGCGGCAGCAGCCGCTCCCGGACCTGCGCGAGCGCCACCGCGCGCGGGCGGCCCCCGGTCGCCGAACCGGTGTGCACCACCACGCCCTTCGCGCCGATCTCCCGGCCCCGCCGCAGCGAGTGCCGCATCGACTCCACCGACTTCTCCGCGGTGGCCTCGGTGTGGGATCCGAAGTTGATCAGGTACGGGGCGTGGACCCAGGCCGAGATCGACTCGGCGGCGCACTCGGCGCGGAACCGTTCGTCCTCGGCGGGGTTCCCGGGCGGGGTGGCCCAGCCGCGCGGGTTGGCGACGAAGACCTGCACGGTCTCGGCGCCCAGCTCACGGGCGTAGCCGAGGCCGACCTTGGCCAGGCCACCGGCCACCGGGACGTGGCCGCCGACGGGGTTGCGCATCAGTGTCTACAGTCCCTTGATCGTGATCGTGACGGTGGAGCCCTCGGGCGCGGTGGAGCCGCCCTCCACGGACTGGCCCGTGACCTCGCTGCCCAGGTAGGGGAAGGACTTCTTGACCTCGACCTCGAAGCCCTCGTCCTCCAGGGCCGTACGGGCGTCGTCGACCGTCTCGCCGACGACGTCCGGGACCTCGACGAGCCGGGGGCCCTTGGAGACGGTGAGGGTGATGGTGTCGCCCTCGGCGGCGCGGCTGCCCTCGGCGAGTGACTGGGCGGCGACGGATCCGGCGGTCTCGGGGGAGTGGACCCGCTCCGGGGCGAGGACCACCTTGAGCCCCTCGTCCTGGAGCAGGGCCGTGGCGTCGTCGACGGTCTCGCCCGTGACGTCGGGGACGTCGATCGGGGATCCCTTGCTGACCACCAGGGCGACGGCCGAGTCGGGCGACCGCTCGGTCCCGGGCTCGGGGTCGGAGGCGATCACGGCCCCCTGGGC is a window encoding:
- a CDS encoding 3-deoxy-7-phosphoheptulonate synthase class II translates to MNADTHAVAKATWRDLPAAQQPEYPDAEALRDVIADLESYPPLVFAGECDQLRARMGAVARGEAFLLQGGDCAEAFDAVSADHIRAKLKTLLQMSAVLTYAASVPVVKVGRIAGQYSKPRSKGTETRDGVTLPTYRGDSVNGFDFDEKSRVPDPERLKRMYNASASTLNLVRAFTTGGYADLRQVHAWNQDFVKSSPSGQRYEQLAREIDNALNFMKACGTDPAEFKAVEFYASHEALLLDYEGALTRTDSRTGKLYDTSGHMVWIGERTRQLDHAHIEFASQIANPIGIKLGPTTSVDDALTYIDRLDPDREPGRLTFIVRMGADKVRDKLPELVEKVTASGAVVAWVTDPMHGNTFEAASGHKTRRFDDVLDEVKGFFEVHKGLGTHPGGIHVELTGDDVTECVGGGDEIFVDDLHQRYETACDPRLNRSQSLDLAFLVAEMYRDQ
- a CDS encoding (2Fe-2S)-binding protein, whose amino-acid sequence is MYVCSCFGVTEKQVKAHADAGACTPRQIASACKAGTDCGSCVRRIQAILGRGNCPRRDLLDQGMPALAAETVTELGEAA
- the bfr gene encoding bacterioferritin, with product MQGDPEVLEFLNEQLTGELTAINQYWLHYRIQDNKGWTKLAKYTREESIDEMKHADKLTERILMLDGLPNYQRLFHVRVGQTLTEMFQADRQVEVEAIDRLKRGIEVMRAKGDITSANLFEEILADEEHHIDYLDTQLELIESLGEALYISTLIEQPS
- a CDS encoding sulfite oxidase-like oxidoreductase, whose product is MGRTESGEHREAGQPDRSPDLPPGQRLQRGWPVTHYGPVPKFKPDRWEFRVFGATADGDKRCWNHEEFSALPFSSVVADLHCVTKFSMLGAEWGGVPARTILELAPPAPQVTHVMVWAEYGYSANMRLTDFADERSIFATHMDGELLTAEHGFPLRLVVPHLYAWKGPKWVRGVEYMAADRRGFWEERGYHNLGDPWTEQRYSYQEEPGDGPEL
- a CDS encoding DUF4396 domain-containing protein, with the protein product MQHDAHAHHDHGTHTDHEAHTGHEGHGAHHTPGKASWSMAAKATLHCLTGCAIGEVLGMVIGTALGWGNVQTMTLAIILAFFFGYALTLRGILSAGVDFKTAFKVALAADTLSIAVMEIIDNGVIALWPGAMDAHLSDPIFWIVLAIALAAAFVITTPVNKWMIGRGKGHAVVHQYHH
- a CDS encoding deoxyribonuclease IV, which gives rise to MRNPVGGHVPVAGGLAKVGLGYARELGAETVQVFVANPRGWATPPGNPAEDERFRAECAAESISAWVHAPYLINFGSHTEATAEKSVESMRHSLRRGREIGAKGVVVHTGSATGGRPRAVALAQVRERLLPLLDELTHEDDPDLLLESTAGQGFSLCSRAEDFGPYFDALDRHPKLGICLDTCHIFAAGHDLTGPHGAAQTLDQLVATVGEGRLKLIHANDSQDVVGARKDRHANIGVGHIGEDAFRNLLRHPATEGVPLIIETPGGTAGHVADVELLKKLRD